Proteins encoded within one genomic window of Paracoccus sp. TOH:
- a CDS encoding DotI/IcmL family type IV secretion protein, protein MTMDVHAEIEVRDSHLRSQKRFTLVALIGMAVALVVSLLVNLALIIAFNSYPKTQWVWTQDAKAVCEAIPLTEPNISQALLADFAARAAISVHTYDYINWRENLSYAVQNYFTPVGGRYFIDSFARSNILRQVQRNFYVVSAVTDGAPLIESTGIDHGRMFWKVEVPITITYRFGADYKAERRIIQLTVLRVDPTPANPNGVAIDGFVSVQNTNARRK, encoded by the coding sequence ATGACGATGGACGTTCATGCGGAGATCGAAGTCCGTGACAGCCATCTTCGCTCCCAGAAACGCTTCACGCTCGTTGCCCTGATCGGCATGGCGGTCGCGCTGGTCGTTTCGCTGCTTGTCAACCTCGCCTTGATTATCGCGTTCAATTCCTACCCCAAGACGCAATGGGTTTGGACGCAGGACGCGAAGGCGGTCTGTGAGGCGATCCCGCTCACAGAGCCGAATATCTCGCAAGCGCTCCTGGCTGATTTCGCGGCCCGCGCCGCGATCAGTGTCCATACCTATGACTACATCAACTGGCGCGAGAACCTGTCCTATGCGGTGCAGAACTACTTCACGCCGGTTGGGGGGCGCTATTTCATCGACTCGTTCGCCCGGTCGAACATCCTTCGCCAGGTCCAGCGCAACTTCTATGTCGTCTCGGCCGTCACCGATGGCGCTCCGCTGATCGAGAGCACCGGGATCGATCATGGCCGGATGTTCTGGAAAGTCGAGGTTCCGATCACGATCACCTATCGGTTCGGTGCCGACTACAAGGCCGAACGCCGGATCATCCAGTTGACCGTTCTGCGCGTGGACCCCACGCCCGCCAACCCCAACGGAGTCGCCATCGACGGCTTTGTCTCCGTTCAAAACACCAATGCCCGGAGGAAGTAG
- a CDS encoding DotI/IcmL family type IV secretion protein, translated as MFKRHMTAIGLAFALLGAGSAYARTLTDPINEALLADFAARAAVSVHTFDFVDWREDLLRATQSYFTPEGGRDFIDGFSKSNFPREVQRNFYVVSAVTDGAALIQNTGIDHGRMFWKVEVPITVSYQSGADRRSERRVIHMTVLRVDPTPKNPNGIAIDSVVSMTAITHGENK; from the coding sequence ATGTTCAAGCGGCACATGACAGCGATTGGGCTTGCCTTCGCCCTTCTCGGGGCAGGTTCAGCCTATGCGCGGACGCTCACGGACCCCATCAACGAAGCTCTGCTGGCGGATTTCGCGGCCCGCGCTGCCGTCAGTGTCCACACCTTCGATTTTGTAGACTGGCGTGAAGATTTGCTTCGCGCGACGCAGAGCTATTTCACACCGGAGGGTGGGCGGGATTTTATCGACGGCTTCTCCAAGTCGAACTTCCCTCGCGAGGTCCAGCGAAACTTCTATGTCGTCTCGGCCGTCACCGATGGCGCAGCGCTGATCCAGAACACCGGCATCGATCATGGCCGGATGTTCTGGAAAGTCGAGGTTCCCATAACCGTCAGCTATCAGTCTGGCGCAGACCGCAGGTCTGAAAGGCGGGTCATCCACATGACCGTCCTCCGCGTGGACCCCACGCCAAAGAACCCTAACGGCATCGCAATCGATAGCGTCGTCTCAATGACCGCTATTACACACGGGGAGAACAAGTGA
- a CDS encoding DotH/IcmK family type IV secretion protein, whose translation MFKRHMTAIGLVLALLGATSTQAQDLNLSPEELQTFLNANQGLTPEELGKRLQELNDKTLDAQSERSKTGYSFANPPELSMRAVRIRSKGTPASPEPLTLGQGIITAVAFVDDQFRPLPISDVVHDPNVFSVNGDGCVGDGQRQSRGAQGNGNTLNIYPCQFWAQGTVNVTVQGASQPIIFSAKAGSREERPTVDAMVTVEVDDGASNEFPDYASRRLTINPVDRSSGGVTPIYPGLGVITDVAFIDSSGNPWPVEKVVHQASMVSVNGSQCASESEQGAKTQDSSGNVIYLSLCRDRSSNISVQLQGAPAALGLLLVSPGTNQSAMKRDVTLSVTVPGRSPTAVANATAAASALPQNNVDRTGFQPDRFLTDFVNGTPPRGARFVQMLGAPNIEGYVYNGQLYVRGRYRPINPTADASASSSSGAVNVWRYNKPVNSLIVSDAQTGQEFSLTADY comes from the coding sequence ATGTTCAAGCGGCATATGACAGCGATTGGGCTTGTCCTCGCCCTTCTCGGCGCGACCTCGACTCAGGCACAAGACCTGAACTTGTCCCCCGAAGAGCTGCAAACCTTCCTCAACGCAAATCAGGGCCTCACGCCCGAGGAATTGGGCAAGCGGCTGCAAGAGCTGAACGATAAGACGCTCGATGCCCAAAGCGAACGGTCGAAAACCGGCTATTCCTTTGCGAATCCCCCGGAACTCTCCATGAGAGCGGTTCGTATCAGGTCGAAAGGCACCCCTGCCAGTCCAGAGCCGCTTACGCTCGGACAGGGCATTATTACGGCTGTGGCCTTCGTGGACGATCAGTTCCGTCCTCTGCCGATCTCGGACGTGGTGCATGACCCCAACGTCTTTTCAGTGAACGGCGATGGGTGCGTGGGAGATGGCCAGCGCCAGAGCCGGGGCGCCCAAGGCAACGGCAACACGCTGAATATCTATCCGTGCCAGTTCTGGGCGCAGGGAACGGTCAACGTCACGGTCCAGGGTGCATCGCAGCCGATTATCTTTTCTGCCAAGGCAGGGTCGAGAGAGGAACGGCCCACCGTGGATGCCATGGTCACGGTTGAGGTCGATGATGGCGCATCCAATGAGTTCCCTGATTATGCTTCGCGGCGGCTGACGATCAATCCAGTTGATCGTTCCTCGGGCGGTGTCACCCCGATCTATCCGGGCCTGGGCGTCATCACCGATGTGGCCTTTATCGACAGCTCGGGAAATCCTTGGCCTGTTGAGAAGGTGGTCCACCAGGCATCCATGGTCTCGGTGAACGGATCACAATGCGCGAGCGAGAGTGAACAGGGCGCAAAAACGCAAGATAGCAGCGGCAACGTGATCTATCTGTCGCTCTGCCGCGACCGCAGCTCGAATATTTCGGTGCAACTGCAAGGCGCTCCGGCCGCGCTCGGCCTCCTGCTCGTCTCGCCCGGCACCAATCAGAGCGCAATGAAGCGGGACGTGACGCTATCCGTTACAGTCCCCGGCCGCAGCCCGACAGCCGTGGCGAATGCTACCGCTGCCGCGTCGGCGCTGCCGCAGAACAATGTGGATCGCACGGGCTTCCAGCCGGACCGATTCCTGACCGATTTCGTGAACGGCACCCCGCCGCGCGGTGCTCGGTTCGTTCAGATGCTCGGTGCGCCGAACATCGAGGGCTACGTCTATAACGGACAGCTCTATGTCCGAGGTCGCTACCGCCCGATCAACCCGACCGCCGATGCCTCGGCGTCCAGCAGCTCGGGGGCGGTGAATGTCTGGCGCTACAACAAGCCCGTGAACAGCCTGATCGTGTCTGACGCGCAGACCGGCCAGGAATTTTCCCTCACCGCAGATTACTGA
- a CDS encoding DotG/IcmE/VirB10 family protein, with amino-acid sequence MANMKTIALVSGGVVVAFAAIIGMNMVASDKEGENFAGGVSQQRLPRQLPESNADPFQVIADEDEAARRATSNRRIAEEEIRQVGDVPAYTAPPVIQLEGSSGDSSDPMASALVDQEDRPTPEELEQAVIEPVKPPEREYKVPDQGSEATATNTTDPFMDAMLRRALTANRTYGVSIQTFPDKGNTGFTPMTIQQFSTGRGNRTGQGGGTAGLPVSGLPEPAASMTNTSTGTGLPDPAPRITLPEQSSSQPSNDTSGGVMRTIDPNTPSSYIEGALQDAIGGGAFAALSKDHDAEYDWRQPYQVAQSAIGIDNNSRIYDTARNAQAFDAGTLILPGDQRYATLMYGFNSDDAAQLPVFAQLHDYGPASSAFLNGARVQGTLRLSTESAVMEFDKLILQDGRVVPIQAMGISADQLRVGVFKNVNRHTLSRYSSLLVSGFIKGVGDVGTRIIENKYDRADNVIIIGDGTTTDRYPDDKFSDADKAAIAMGAVKPIGDEMASAAAQGFRRKPTVTAPAGFGLSIVFLEGLTFGQVQ; translated from the coding sequence ATGGCCAATATGAAAACTATTGCGCTTGTAAGCGGGGGTGTCGTGGTCGCCTTCGCCGCGATCATCGGCATGAACATGGTGGCATCGGACAAGGAAGGCGAGAACTTCGCCGGTGGTGTGAGCCAACAGAGACTACCGCGACAGCTTCCCGAGTCCAACGCCGATCCGTTCCAGGTCATTGCCGATGAGGACGAGGCCGCCCGGCGCGCGACCAGCAATCGCCGGATCGCGGAAGAGGAAATTCGCCAGGTCGGTGACGTTCCGGCCTATACCGCCCCGCCTGTTATCCAGCTGGAGGGCAGCTCAGGAGACAGTTCGGACCCGATGGCATCGGCGCTGGTCGATCAGGAAGACCGGCCGACGCCGGAAGAGCTGGAGCAGGCGGTGATCGAGCCGGTCAAGCCGCCAGAGCGCGAATATAAGGTGCCCGATCAAGGATCGGAAGCTACGGCAACGAATACCACCGATCCGTTCATGGATGCGATGCTGCGCCGCGCCCTGACCGCAAATCGCACTTACGGCGTGAGTATCCAGACCTTCCCGGACAAGGGGAATACGGGTTTCACACCCATGACGATCCAGCAGTTCTCAACCGGGCGAGGAAACCGCACGGGACAGGGTGGCGGAACCGCTGGCTTGCCTGTGTCGGGCCTGCCGGAGCCTGCGGCGAGCATGACGAATACCAGCACCGGGACCGGGCTTCCCGATCCGGCCCCGAGGATCACGCTGCCCGAACAGTCGTCTTCGCAACCGTCGAACGACACTTCCGGGGGCGTCATGCGGACCATCGATCCGAACACGCCATCTTCTTACATCGAGGGCGCTTTGCAGGATGCCATCGGGGGCGGGGCCTTTGCTGCGCTCTCGAAGGATCATGATGCCGAATACGACTGGCGACAGCCCTACCAGGTCGCGCAATCCGCAATCGGGATCGACAACAATTCGCGGATCTACGACACCGCCCGCAATGCACAGGCGTTCGACGCAGGAACCCTCATTCTGCCGGGGGATCAGCGCTACGCCACGCTCATGTATGGGTTCAACAGCGACGACGCGGCCCAGCTGCCGGTTTTCGCCCAGCTGCATGATTACGGCCCGGCAAGTTCTGCTTTCCTGAACGGCGCACGGGTGCAAGGCACCCTCCGGCTATCGACCGAAAGCGCCGTCATGGAGTTCGACAAGCTGATCTTGCAGGACGGTCGCGTCGTGCCGATCCAGGCGATGGGCATCAGTGCGGATCAGCTGCGCGTCGGCGTTTTCAAGAACGTAAACCGTCATACGCTCTCGCGCTATTCTTCGCTGCTCGTCTCCGGCTTCATCAAGGGCGTGGGCGATGTCGGAACCCGGATCATCGAGAACAAATATGACCGGGCCGATAACGTCATCATCATCGGTGATGGCACCACCACCGACCGCTACCCCGACGACAAGTTCAGTGATGCAGACAAGGCCGCTATCGCCATGGGCGCGGTAAAGCCCATCGGTGACGAAATGGCCTCGGCCGCAGCGCAGGGCTTCCGGCGAAAACCGACCGTCACCGCCCCGGCAGGCTTCGGCCTCTCCATCGTATTCCTCGAAGGTCTGACCTTCGGCCAGGTGCAGTAA
- a CDS encoding IS1380-like element ISPme1 family transposase, which produces MDHLEGAGLARGDRVDFDRRVRLEFRGAQISSDGGLLVMRELDDVLGLSNLASEALRDSRTGKNTLHRLDGLFRQSVFGRLAGYEDVNDADRLALDPVMRQVVGGRAVEAQAASASQMGRFETETLALAANRAALADLNGQWIDRFHDRNGLKYIVLDMDSSVSPTHGDQEGAAWNGHFDCTCYHPIFLFNQFGMLERCALRNGNVHSADGWRDVLDPVIARYAGRDLGGRFFRADAAYAIPAIYMRLEEARFFYAIRLPANAVLREKIAHRLTRPVGRPSLTKVKRFFEDFEYQAASWDKPRRVIAKIEWHPGELFPKVGFIVTNLPMEPDWVVRFYNQRGTAEQHIKEGKYAFRWTRLSCRKFRHNEVRLQLHALAYNLATFLRCIELPEAMADWSLTSLQLKLIKIGARVVRHARAITFQLAEVAVTGPMVRAVLAAIRRLRTPPSCA; this is translated from the coding sequence ATGGATCACCTGGAGGGTGCGGGCTTGGCGCGGGGAGATCGGGTTGATTTCGACCGCCGTGTGCGTCTGGAGTTCCGTGGTGCGCAGATCAGTTCAGACGGTGGCCTGCTGGTGATGCGCGAGCTTGATGACGTGCTCGGCCTGTCCAATCTGGCGTCGGAGGCGCTGCGAGACAGCCGCACCGGGAAGAACACGCTCCATCGGCTTGACGGATTGTTCCGGCAATCGGTGTTCGGACGACTGGCCGGATACGAGGATGTGAACGATGCCGACCGCTTGGCCCTCGATCCCGTGATGCGTCAGGTCGTTGGCGGCAGGGCCGTCGAGGCGCAAGCTGCTTCGGCATCGCAGATGGGACGGTTCGAGACCGAGACGCTGGCTCTGGCCGCGAACCGGGCGGCGCTGGCCGATCTGAACGGCCAATGGATCGACCGGTTTCATGACCGCAACGGGTTGAAATACATCGTGCTGGACATGGACAGCTCGGTCAGCCCCACCCACGGCGATCAGGAAGGTGCTGCCTGGAACGGGCATTTCGACTGCACCTGCTATCACCCCATCTTCTTGTTCAACCAGTTTGGCATGCTGGAGCGCTGCGCCCTGCGTAACGGCAATGTCCACAGCGCCGATGGCTGGCGGGATGTCCTTGATCCCGTCATTGCCCGATATGCTGGCCGCGACCTTGGTGGACGCTTCTTCCGGGCCGACGCTGCCTACGCGATCCCCGCGATCTATATGCGGCTGGAAGAAGCCAGGTTCTTCTACGCCATCCGTCTGCCCGCCAACGCCGTCTTGCGCGAGAAGATCGCGCATCGGCTGACACGGCCCGTGGGACGGCCTTCGCTGACCAAGGTCAAACGGTTCTTCGAGGACTTCGAGTATCAGGCGGCGTCCTGGGACAAGCCGCGCCGCGTCATCGCCAAGATCGAATGGCATCCGGGCGAGCTGTTCCCCAAAGTCGGCTTCATCGTCACCAACCTGCCGATGGAGCCAGACTGGGTGGTGAGGTTCTACAACCAGCGCGGCACCGCAGAGCAGCACATCAAGGAAGGCAAATATGCCTTTCGCTGGACGCGGCTGTCATGCCGGAAGTTCCGGCACAACGAGGTGCGGCTGCAACTGCACGCGCTGGCCTACAACCTGGCAACCTTCCTGCGCTGCATCGAACTGCCCGAGGCCATGGCGGACTGGTCGTTGACCAGCCTGCAACTCAAGCTGATCAAGATCGGCGCCCGCGTCGTCCGCCACGCCCGCGCCATTACCTTCCAGTTGGCCGAGGTCGCCGTCACCGGCCCGATGGTGCGGGCCGTCCTTGCCGCCATCCGCCGTCTTCGAACGCCTCCGTCATGCGCATGA
- a CDS encoding LPD7 domain-containing protein — MAFDHGENFFSDGRDPRRLASRTQLENQVEDRAEHEMARRRAEFAALQRRHRQEMDDLAAQKSSMFGRTPPEVAVNALTLAIEEAHHQAKLRAAEGKPEELVQDIRLFQAKIQGKEVAFHVEGKSGKPSFIDDGKNIFVPAYDDDIALLASLQLAQMRWGVVKVSGTEDFKERVVHLAADYDLQLANEDLTLRVHQRRNSPGTLSAPTEQELAAAKKLHAELEGQEPEPAEPKAAGDAPAPKASVTTATTPEDEDDALIEDDTPEQEQAPEPAPATAEAVPTAPPADDKAWIAELQEERRRKAAERAAEAAKAVKAGKEGTMPKGEYDRAVEAEIQQLKAKGQSPNAAQAAKAGKDEDVPEEPIEIDEPEEEADLGFGDDDDFSLDLPSAATVTPEAKKTAGVTARP; from the coding sequence ATGGCTTTCGATCACGGCGAGAACTTCTTCTCGGACGGGCGCGATCCGCGCCGCCTTGCATCGCGGACGCAGCTTGAGAACCAGGTCGAGGACCGGGCCGAGCACGAAATGGCGCGGCGACGGGCCGAGTTCGCAGCCTTGCAGCGGCGGCACCGCCAGGAAATGGATGATCTCGCAGCCCAGAAGAGCAGCATGTTCGGCCGCACCCCGCCCGAGGTCGCGGTGAACGCCCTGACGCTGGCAATCGAGGAAGCCCATCACCAGGCGAAGCTGCGCGCGGCCGAGGGCAAGCCCGAAGAGCTGGTGCAGGACATTCGCCTTTTCCAGGCAAAGATTCAGGGAAAGGAAGTCGCGTTTCACGTCGAGGGCAAGAGCGGGAAGCCGTCCTTCATCGATGATGGCAAGAACATCTTTGTCCCGGCCTACGACGACGACATCGCTCTCCTGGCCTCGCTCCAGCTCGCCCAGATGCGGTGGGGCGTCGTCAAGGTTTCCGGGACCGAAGATTTCAAAGAGCGCGTGGTGCATCTCGCGGCTGATTATGACTTGCAGCTGGCGAACGAGGATCTTACGCTCCGCGTTCACCAGCGCCGGAACTCGCCCGGAACCCTATCGGCCCCCACCGAACAGGAGCTTGCGGCAGCGAAGAAACTTCATGCCGAGCTGGAAGGGCAGGAGCCGGAACCGGCCGAGCCGAAAGCCGCCGGCGATGCTCCTGCTCCGAAAGCGTCCGTCACCACGGCGACAACGCCCGAGGATGAGGATGATGCGCTGATCGAGGACGACACGCCAGAGCAGGAGCAGGCCCCCGAACCCGCTCCTGCTACGGCAGAGGCCGTGCCGACAGCGCCCCCGGCTGACGACAAGGCTTGGATTGCCGAGCTTCAGGAAGAGCGCCGCAGGAAGGCGGCAGAGAGGGCCGCAGAGGCCGCGAAGGCCGTAAAGGCAGGAAAGGAGGGCACGATGCCCAAGGGCGAATACGACCGCGCCGTTGAGGCGGAAATCCAGCAGCTGAAGGCGAAGGGTCAAAGCCCCAATGCCGCCCAGGCTGCAAAAGCAGGAAAGGATGAGGACGTGCCGGAGGAACCCATCGAGATCGATGAACCCGAGGAAGAAGCCGATCTGGGGTTTGGCGACGACGACGATTTTTCACTCGACTTGCCCAGCGCCGCGACCGTCACGCCCGAGGCGAAGAAGACGGCCGGTGTCACCGCACGGCCGTAA
- a CDS encoding thermonuclease family protein — protein sequence MRNAVLAVAITLALGGNAAHALDDLQGRVSVIDGDTLELHGQRIRIFGIDAPESGQRCARADGSTWRCGRDAALALDDLVQGRTVTCRARDKDRWGRVVAVCRLGHLDLGRWMVEHGFATAYRRYSHDYASTEDEARSARRGIWVGNFDSPESWRHRGKWEGM from the coding sequence TTGCGTAATGCGGTTCTCGCCGTCGCAATCACTCTGGCGCTGGGCGGGAACGCCGCCCATGCGCTCGATGATCTCCAAGGCCGTGTCTCGGTGATCGACGGCGATACTTTAGAGCTGCACGGCCAGCGGATCAGGATCTTCGGCATCGACGCGCCCGAATCCGGGCAGCGCTGTGCTCGGGCCGATGGCAGCACCTGGCGCTGCGGCCGAGACGCGGCGCTCGCCCTCGACGACCTGGTGCAGGGGCGCACCGTGACATGTCGCGCCCGAGACAAAGACAGATGGGGTCGCGTCGTCGCCGTGTGCCGCCTCGGCCACCTCGATCTCGGTCGCTGGATGGTCGAACACGGCTTTGCGACCGCCTACCGGCGATACAGCCACGACTATGCCTCGACCGAGGACGAGGCCCGCAGCGCCAGGCGTGGGATCTGGGTAGGCAACTTCGACAGCCCAGAGAGCTGGCGACATCGGGGGAAGTGGGAAGGGATGTAA
- a CDS encoding type II toxin-antitoxin system VapC family toxin, whose protein sequence is MFVDSSAFMAILLDEPDAIDLLMRLQENRRKPITSPVVRYEVVVSLARSRAEGRPISQEDLDLATERFDGLLQLLGCTEIMVTTKIGRLAAETAAIYGKVAGHPAKLNMGDCMSYAAAKSNNMPLLYKGNDFAETDLA, encoded by the coding sequence ATGTTCGTAGACAGCTCGGCCTTCATGGCGATCCTGCTCGATGAGCCGGATGCCATCGATCTTCTGATGCGCCTACAAGAGAACCGGCGTAAGCCGATCACGTCGCCGGTTGTTCGGTATGAGGTGGTGGTGTCACTCGCGCGCAGCCGCGCCGAAGGTCGGCCGATCTCGCAAGAGGATCTTGATCTGGCCACGGAACGCTTCGACGGCCTCCTGCAACTGCTCGGCTGCACCGAAATCATGGTCACGACGAAGATCGGCCGTCTCGCGGCCGAGACTGCCGCGATCTACGGAAAGGTCGCTGGTCATCCTGCCAAGCTGAACATGGGCGACTGCATGAGCTATGCCGCCGCGAAATCGAACAACATGCCCCTGCTCTACAAGGGCAACGATTTTGCGGAGACGGACCTTGCGTAA
- a CDS encoding type II toxin-antitoxin system VapB family antitoxin, whose product MPVFVDNPLVDDLVKQLQAITGKKKVDVVREALEEAVARHRAKPSLLESVRALQAQAKADGFKRLPDEKEFLDDLSGGI is encoded by the coding sequence ATGCCTGTGTTCGTTGACAACCCACTGGTCGATGACCTGGTGAAACAGCTCCAGGCCATCACCGGCAAAAAGAAGGTGGATGTCGTGAGGGAAGCGCTCGAAGAGGCGGTGGCCCGCCACAGGGCAAAGCCCAGCCTTCTCGAAAGCGTCCGGGCATTGCAAGCGCAGGCGAAGGCCGATGGCTTCAAGCGCCTGCCGGATGAAAAGGAGTTCCTGGACGATCTGTCGGGGGGCATCTGA
- a CDS encoding DUF6283 family protein, whose translation MTWKLNRTRQCAKCPWKVGTDPHDIPHGYSEDRHRALAGTIADSSGNLAAVLDQSPLRVMACHEHPEGQEAHCIGWLMHQLGPGNNIALRMAMRDCENVGRVVLDGPQHERFEDTLP comes from the coding sequence ATGACCTGGAAGCTCAACCGGACCAGGCAATGCGCGAAATGCCCGTGGAAGGTCGGGACGGACCCGCACGATATTCCGCATGGCTATTCCGAGGATCGGCACCGTGCCCTGGCGGGCACGATTGCCGACAGCAGCGGGAACCTGGCGGCGGTGCTCGATCAGTCCCCACTGCGCGTCATGGCCTGTCACGAGCACCCTGAGGGCCAGGAGGCCCATTGCATCGGCTGGCTGATGCACCAGCTCGGCCCCGGCAACAACATAGCGTTGCGCATGGCGATGCGCGACTGCGAGAACGTGGGGCGCGTGGTGCTCGACGGCCCGCAGCACGAGCGGTTCGAGGACACATTACCATGA
- a CDS encoding UMUC-like DNA-repair protein codes for MGEFKILYCDMSAFFASVEQHMHPELRGRPVAITAVDANSGACVAASYEAKAFGVKTGTPVWEARRLCPGITLLPSRHRLYVRFNLKVGAILDQMAEVERIRSVDEFQIRLSGEATEEAGAFALVRAMKDRLAREIGPTIRFSAGIGPNHLLAKIAGKLEKPDGCQWLSPRNMPDRLAHLAIDDLPGISKGIKARLYAAHVWDIATLYRLDPRHARAIWRSVEGERFVRALQGADIPLVSTERHGYGNSKILSPSFRAVPQAYLVGRWLTEKAAARLRRDGRVSSRFGLSVQLMPQGIWSRSMKCEASQDSAYFLHLHRQLWIQLWRQLRTRTVLSVGVNLGDVSLLEERPGDLFAPLKPATPSAGERVSGVVDLINNRFGPGSIHYGVNRPHPGFFERG; via the coding sequence ATGGGAGAGTTCAAGATTCTTTACTGCGACATGTCGGCCTTCTTCGCCTCGGTCGAACAGCACATGCACCCTGAGCTGCGAGGACGGCCCGTCGCGATCACGGCCGTCGATGCGAACAGTGGGGCATGTGTGGCCGCAAGCTACGAGGCCAAAGCGTTCGGCGTTAAAACCGGGACGCCGGTGTGGGAGGCACGGCGGCTCTGCCCCGGCATCACCCTGTTACCGTCGCGGCACCGCCTCTATGTCCGCTTCAACCTGAAAGTCGGGGCCATCCTGGACCAGATGGCCGAGGTTGAGCGTATCCGCTCCGTGGACGAGTTCCAAATCCGCCTCTCCGGCGAAGCCACCGAGGAAGCTGGTGCGTTTGCGCTGGTCCGCGCCATGAAGGACAGGCTTGCGCGAGAGATCGGCCCTACCATCAGGTTTTCGGCCGGGATCGGCCCCAATCACTTGTTGGCGAAAATTGCTGGTAAGCTCGAAAAACCGGACGGGTGCCAATGGCTTAGCCCTCGAAATATGCCGGATCGGCTCGCCCATCTGGCGATAGACGATCTGCCGGGCATCAGCAAAGGCATCAAGGCAAGGCTCTACGCCGCCCACGTCTGGGACATAGCCACCCTCTACCGCCTCGATCCGCGCCATGCCCGCGCCATTTGGCGCAGCGTCGAAGGTGAGCGGTTTGTTCGGGCGCTCCAGGGCGCTGACATACCGCTGGTTTCGACCGAGCGGCATGGGTATGGCAACAGCAAGATCCTCTCCCCTAGTTTCCGGGCGGTGCCGCAAGCCTATCTGGTCGGCCGCTGGCTGACAGAGAAAGCTGCCGCTCGCTTGCGCCGCGACGGCCGCGTGTCTTCGCGCTTCGGCCTGTCGGTCCAGCTCATGCCGCAAGGCATCTGGAGCCGTTCTATGAAATGCGAGGCCAGCCAAGATTCTGCCTATTTCCTGCATCTGCATCGCCAACTCTGGATACAGCTCTGGCGGCAGCTCCGCACGAGAACGGTGTTATCTGTCGGGGTTAACCTCGGGGACGTATCCCTGCTGGAAGAGCGGCCCGGCGACCTTTTTGCTCCGCTGAAACCGGCTACGCCTTCGGCTGGGGAGCGTGTGTCTGGCGTCGTGGACCTCATCAATAATCGGTTCGGTCCCGGCTCGATACACTACGGCGTCAACAGACCTCATCCAGGGTTCTTCGAGCGCGGATAA